Proteins co-encoded in one Zygotorulaspora mrakii chromosome 5, complete sequence genomic window:
- the CCL1 gene encoding TFIIH complex kinase subunit CCL1 (similar to Saccharomyces cerevisiae CCL1 (YPR025C); ancestral locus Anc_7.431) gives MSTATSKELTPNAEAAEPNKPPNYKRLTDDDLFRHSSQYRFWSFTPEQLTQKRIQVNAQATSSVGESLRNFISENQANLAEEDIKSIEEKAVPVTMEEEIKLVSIYAKKLQGIAQHLNLPTEVVGTSITFFRRFYLENSVLQMHPKLIVLTTIFLACKSENYFIGIDSFSQKTKRPKDSILKYEFQLLESLRFSLLVHHPFKPLHGFFLDIQAVLHGKVDLKYMGQIYDKCKKTITEALLTDVVYFYTPPQITLAALLLEDEALTTRYLELKFHGNFQAASDSTNQESNEVISKSNLTINFDVLMNLITSCKQQIEKPTTVSVEEAIAIDAKVQFCSDPNKLLRKLKRRPTDSSLTQFPTDKRPKVSD, from the coding sequence ATGTCTACGGcaacttcaaaagagttGACTCCTAATGCAGAAGCAGCAGAACCGAACAAACCACCGAATTATAAACGTTTAACAGATGATGACCTCTTTAGGCATTCATCACAATATAGATTTTGGTCCTTCACACCCGAACAATTGACCCAGAAGAGAATCCAGGTTAATGCTCAAGCAACCAGCTCTGTAGGAGAGAGTTTGAGAAACTTCATATCAGAGAATCAAGCAAATTTAGCTGAGGAAGATATTAAAAGCattgaagagaaagctGTACCTGTTACAATGGAAGAGGAAATAAAGTTAGTAAGTATTTATGCCAAAAAATTACAAGGTATTGCACAACATTTAAACTTACCAACAGAGGTAGTTGGAACTTCTATTACATTTTTCCGAAGGTTCTATTTAGAGAATTCAGTCTTACAAATGCATCCTAAGTTAATTGTACTCACCActatttttttggcttgTAAATCAGAAAATTACTTTATTGGAATTGATTCATTCTCTCAAAAAACTAAAAGACCCAAGGACTCTATCTTGAAGTACGAGTTTCAACTTCTAGAAAGTTTAAGATTTTCATTACTGGTACATCATCCTTTTAAACCTCTGCATGGATTTTTCCTAGATATTCAAGCTGTATTACATGGTAAAGTGGATTTGAAATACATGGGCCAAATCTATgataaatgcaaaaagaCAATAACTGAAGCACTATTAACAGACGTTGTTTACTTTTACACACCACCACAAATAACACTTGCTGCTTTGCTCTTAGAAGACGAAGCTCTTACGACAAGATACCTGGAATTGAAGTTTCACggaaattttcaagctGCTTCAGATAGCACAAACCAAGAGAGTAATGAAGTTATCTCGAAAAGTAATTTAACAATAAATTTTGATGTCCTGATGAATCTAATTACATCTTGTAAACAACAAATAGAAAAACCAACTACAGTATCTGTAGAAGAAGCGATAGCCATTGATGCCAAAGTACAATTCTGCAGTGACCCAAACAAACTACtgagaaagttgaaaaggCGACCAACTGATAGCTCACTGACGCAATTCCCCACCGATAAGAGACCAAAAGTTAGcgattga
- the YME1 gene encoding i-AAA protease YME1 (similar to Saccharomyces cerevisiae YME1 (YPR024W); ancestral locus Anc_7.430), with amino-acid sequence MSLLRIIASTAVGSGAKPVLAYRLPMLGRAVLSSYSTVMMHGLRSQKQIRSGAPLIYSRFYSKSSGGNGGEGGSFASSNGTSKSANGVSKKASSEAASTSGPGLGSKPSTTPQAVSHAVLATKEQEANRDLNNPDAQATFYRLLLQSNYPQYVVSRFETPGIASSPECSELYMEALQRIGRHAEADTVRQTLLTASSAGAVNPSLASSSVNSPAYHGTFPSLYTASYGSRKEPLHVVVTESTFAIVSRWVKWLIIFGLLTYGVSEAFKYISENTTLLKSSEVADKSVDVAKTNVRFDDVRGCDEARAELEEIVDFLKDPAKYESLGGTLPKGVLLTGPPGTGKTLLARATAGEAGVDFFFMSGSEFDEVYVGVGAKRVRELFSQARARAPAIIFIDELDAIGGKRNPKDQAYAKQTLNQLLVELDGFSQTSGIIIIGATNFPESLDKALTRPGRFDKVVNVDLPDVRGRADILTHHMKKITLASDVDPTIIARGTPGLSGAELANLVNQAAVYACQKNAVAVDMLHFEWAKDKILMGAERRTMVLTDAARKATAYHEAGHAIMAMFTQGATPLYKATILPRGRALGITFQLPEMDKVDITRKECLARLDVCMGGKIAEELIYGKENTTSGCGSDLQSATGTARAMVTQYGMGDHVGPVNLADKWETWSDKIRDIADNEVLEILKESEKRTKKILTERNVELHRLAEGLIEYETLDAKEIAKVCKGEKINKMKATTNKVVEGPDSDERKDANDKSKRPALIKA; translated from the coding sequence AGATACGTTCTGGAGCGCCGCTGATATACAGCCGGTTTTATTCGAAGAGTAGTGGTGGCAATGGCGGGGAAGGCGGATCGTTCGCATCATCAAATGGAACATCCAAATCTGCTAATGGTGTCTCTAAGAAAGCGAGTTCAGAGGCAGCCTCGACATCTGGGCCTGGTCTTGGGTCTAAGCCTAGCACAACGCCACAAGCGGTTTCTCATGCGGTATTAGCAACCAAAGAGCAGGAAGCAAATAGGGATTTGAACAATCCAGATGCACAAGCTACCTTTTACAGACTGTTGCTACAATCTAACTATCCACAATATGTTGTTTCGAGATTCGAAACGCCGGGCATTGCATCATCTCCCGAATGCTCAGAACTGTACATGGAAGCATTGCAGAGGATAGGAAGGCATGCAGAAGCTGATACCGTGAGGCAAACATTGTTGACGGCAAGTTCTGCTGGTGCTGTAAATCCGTCTCTTGCATCCTCGTCAGTTAATTCTCCAGCATATCATGGTACTTTCCCCTCGTTGTATACAGCATCTTATGGATCACGCAAGGAGCCTCTGCATGTTGTTGTTACGGAATCTACATTTGCTATAGTCTCAAGATGGGTGAAATGGTTAATTATTTTTGGTTTGTTGACATATGGAGTGTCAGAAGCTTTCAAATACATTAGTGAAAACACAACTTTATTGAAGTCGTCTGAAGTGGCTGATAAGTCCGTTGATGTTGCAAAGACTAATGTTAGATTTGATGACGTACGTGGTTGTGATGAGGCTAGAGcagaattggaagaaattgttgacTTTTTAAAAGATCCCGCTAAGTACGAATCTCTTGGTGGGACTTTACCAAAAGGTGTTTTGTTAACAGGGCCACCTGGCACGGGTAAAACTTTGTTGGCAAGAGCAACAGCAGGTGAAGCTGGTGTtgactttttcttcatgtCGGGAtctgaatttgatgaagtttACGTTGGAGTTGGAGCCAAACGTGTTCGTGAATTGTTTTCACAAGCACGTGCTCGTGCTCCAGCGATTATCTTCATAGATGAATTAGATGCTATTGGTGGCAAACGTAATCCAAAGGACCAAGCTTACGCAAAACAAACTTTGAATCAACTTCTAGTCGAATTGGATGGTTTCTCTCAGACAAGTGGTATTATCATTATAGGTGCAACCAATTTTCCAGAGTCGCTAGATAAAGCTCTCACAAGACCAGGAAGGTTTGATAAAGTTGTAAATGTTGATTTGCCTGACGTTCGTGGTCGTGCGGATATTTTGACACATcatatgaaaaagataacATTAGCATCTGACGTTGACCCAACGATCATTGCTCGTGGTACTCCTGGATTATCAGGTGCAGAATTAGCTAATTTGGTCAATCAAGCAGCTGTATACGCatgtcaaaaaaatgcagTCGCTGTTGATATGCTACATTTCGAATGGGCAAAAGATAAAATTCTGATGGGTGCAGAAAGGAGGACGATGGTCTTAACCGATGCTGCAAGAAAAGCTACTGCTTATCATGAGGCGGGTCACGCAATTATGGCAATGTTCACGCAAGGTGCTACTCCTCTATACAAGGCCACTATTCTACCAAGAGGCAGAGCTTTGGGTATAACTTTCCAATTACCTGAAATGGATAAGGTTGATATAACACGGAAAGAATGTTTGGCACGTCTCGACGTTTGTATGGGTGGTAAAATAGCCGAAGAATTGATATATGGAAAAGAGAATACGACAAGCGGATGTGGGTCTGATTTGCAAAGTGCAACAGGCACAGCCAGAGCGATGGTGACTCAATATGGGATGGGTGATCATGTTGGACCTGTGAATCTAGCTGACAAATGGGAGACATGGTCTGATAAAATTCGAGACATTGCTGATAATGAAGTATTGGAAATACTTAAAGAGTCAGAAAAAAggacaaagaaaattttaacGGAGAGAAATGTTGAATTACATAGATTAGCTGAGGGATTGATAGAGTATGAAACCTTGGATGCAAAGGAGATTGCGAAAGTCTGTAAAGGTGAGAAAATCAATAAAATGAAAGCTACAACGAACAAAGTAGTTGAAGGTCCCGATAGTGATGAGCGTAAAGATGCAAATGACAAATCGAAAAGGCCAGCTTTAATAAAAGCTTGA